Proteins encoded together in one Thermophilibacter immobilis window:
- a CDS encoding hydantoinase/oxoprolinase family protein, translating to MSKRTVRIGIDVGGTFTDAVVVDNETYEVIAKEKVPTTHHAEQGVAAGIVTAIEKVLTKNRISPDDVIFIAHGTTQATNALLEGDVAKVGIIGMGHGAEAGRSRRETTVGNIELAPGKYLATEHEFLDSSSMSDAAIHHAVETLRSRGCEVIVASESYSVDDPTNELRVIKVANDCGMIATGGYEISQLYGLSSRTRTAAVNAALIPKMMETADMTEAAVRGSGISKPLMIMRCDGGVMSIDEVRKRPILTMLSGLAAGVAGALMYEKITDGIFLEAGGTSTDISAIKDGKVMIKNAEVGGHKLYLTSLDVRTLGVAGGSMIVVEGGHLSDVGPRSAHIADLDYEVFTPVEKIVDPRVKLIAPRKEDRPSYAAIACRNGESYALTLAGAANILGYVPSGDYASGNIEAARLAWQALASSLGSSVEDLCRQAMDIAMGKVAEVVRSLTIDYDLNPNLIYLIGGGGSASVVAPALGDKMGIRHRIAANAPYISTIGVSLALVREQIERNVSNPTDADIRKIRHDVTEVIVRAGAAAETVDITVEIDAQRSILRATATGATELRTKDRVGEKRSETELAALVAEAAEVDVSAVSCVASEGRWHVFQVTAQKKALFGLVRSKKKLIRVVDEEGVIRLQKDDARVCVFTREELSEGFSSFVDSMTRYSDAGATLPKTYLFFGQKLSDLSGVLNKEQLMSLAELELEFAGENQPIVAVAARD from the coding sequence ATGAGTAAGAGAACTGTCAGAATTGGTATAGATGTTGGAGGAACTTTCACCGACGCCGTCGTGGTCGACAACGAGACTTATGAGGTCATTGCCAAAGAGAAGGTACCCACTACCCACCATGCCGAGCAAGGTGTGGCCGCAGGTATCGTGACAGCTATCGAGAAGGTGCTCACCAAAAATCGTATCTCTCCCGATGACGTCATCTTCATTGCGCATGGCACGACTCAGGCCACCAATGCCCTGCTTGAGGGTGATGTAGCCAAGGTTGGTATCATCGGCATGGGGCATGGCGCCGAGGCCGGACGCTCCCGTAGGGAAACTACGGTGGGGAATATTGAGCTTGCGCCTGGGAAGTACCTTGCTACAGAACACGAGTTTCTTGACAGCTCGTCTATGAGTGACGCTGCCATTCACCATGCGGTCGAGACCTTGCGCTCCCGCGGCTGCGAGGTCATTGTGGCCTCGGAGAGCTACTCGGTGGACGATCCTACCAACGAACTGCGGGTTATCAAGGTTGCCAACGACTGTGGGATGATTGCCACAGGCGGTTACGAGATTTCGCAACTTTATGGGCTATCTTCCCGTACGCGTACGGCCGCCGTTAACGCGGCACTCATCCCTAAGATGATGGAAACGGCCGACATGACCGAGGCGGCTGTGCGCGGCTCAGGCATCTCTAAGCCGCTCATGATTATGCGCTGCGACGGCGGGGTCATGTCCATCGATGAAGTTCGCAAACGCCCCATTCTCACCATGCTCTCAGGTCTTGCCGCTGGCGTGGCGGGCGCGCTCATGTACGAAAAGATAACTGACGGCATCTTCCTCGAGGCAGGTGGTACATCCACCGATATCTCGGCCATCAAGGACGGTAAGGTCATGATTAAGAACGCCGAGGTAGGTGGACATAAGCTCTACCTTACTTCGCTTGACGTACGTACGCTGGGTGTTGCGGGCGGATCCATGATCGTGGTTGAGGGTGGTCATCTGAGCGATGTGGGGCCACGTTCAGCCCATATCGCCGACCTGGATTATGAGGTATTCACCCCCGTCGAGAAAATCGTGGATCCTCGGGTGAAGCTTATCGCTCCACGCAAGGAGGACAGACCCAGCTATGCTGCGATAGCCTGCAGAAACGGCGAGTCTTACGCCCTCACGCTGGCGGGAGCTGCCAATATCTTGGGCTATGTGCCGTCAGGAGACTATGCATCTGGAAATATAGAGGCGGCACGGTTGGCATGGCAGGCCTTAGCCTCGTCTCTGGGCAGCTCTGTCGAGGACCTCTGTCGGCAGGCTATGGACATTGCCATGGGCAAGGTGGCAGAGGTCGTACGGAGCCTCACTATCGACTACGACCTCAATCCCAATCTCATCTATCTCATAGGCGGTGGCGGGTCGGCTTCCGTGGTGGCCCCGGCGCTCGGAGACAAAATGGGTATCCGGCATCGTATTGCTGCCAATGCTCCTTATATATCCACGATCGGCGTCTCTCTGGCTCTAGTGCGTGAGCAAATCGAGCGAAACGTTTCCAACCCCACCGACGCGGACATTCGCAAGATTCGCCATGACGTCACGGAGGTTATAGTACGTGCCGGTGCTGCTGCTGAGACCGTAGACATTACCGTGGAAATCGATGCGCAGAGAAGTATTTTGCGCGCTACAGCAACGGGAGCCACGGAGTTGCGCACCAAGGATCGTGTGGGAGAGAAACGCTCTGAGACTGAGCTTGCAGCCCTGGTGGCCGAGGCGGCTGAAGTGGACGTTTCGGCCGTGAGCTGCGTAGCTTCCGAGGGCCGCTGGCACGTTTTTCAGGTCACCGCTCAAAAAAAGGCCCTCTTTGGTCTGGTCCGATCCAAGAAGAAGCTCATTCGCGTGGTGGACGAGGAGGGTGTTATCCGACTGCAAAAGGACGATGCTCGCGTGTGCGTCTTCACAAGGGAAGAGCTCTCTGAGGGCTTCTCGTCATTCGTAGACTCCATGACGCGCTACAGCGATGCGGGGGCCACGCTTCCCAAGACATACCTCTTCTTTGGGCAGAAACTTTCCGATCTCTCAGGGGTGCTTAATAAGGAGCAGCTCATGAGCCTTGCTGAGCTAGAGCTCGAATTTGCCGGAGAAAATCAGCCTATCGTGGCCGTTGCAGCTAGAGACTAG
- a CDS encoding ROK family protein: protein MSQTIVAVDIGGTKVACGIVTLGDGTPRISSVEKVPTEAERGGAHVLSVVIERVASAIRHAGARPVGVGISSAGVVNPRTGDITFANDLMPGWGGTSLSSEVTTATGFPCRVLNDVHAHALGEARWGAGRDAQSCLVVAVGTGVGGAFVERGHVMLGAHDEAGHIGHVCCPAASGVPCSCGAVGHLEPVAAGPGIVSEYVRRGGTKTLPDGTPVDGAEIDRRAAAGDEAARAAQARAGHALGEVLGSMCNMLDPACVILSGSVAQCGSDWSDALHASFVDQAMPPVAKTPLMGGTLAGAAPLIGAAENFARSAYVL from the coding sequence ATGAGCCAGACCATCGTCGCCGTCGACATCGGCGGTACCAAGGTCGCCTGCGGCATCGTGACCCTGGGAGACGGCACCCCTCGAATCTCGAGCGTCGAGAAGGTCCCGACCGAGGCCGAGAGGGGAGGGGCGCACGTCCTCTCCGTCGTCATCGAGCGGGTCGCCTCGGCCATCCGTCACGCGGGCGCGAGGCCCGTGGGCGTGGGCATCTCGTCAGCCGGCGTGGTGAACCCGCGCACGGGAGACATCACCTTCGCGAACGACCTCATGCCCGGCTGGGGAGGCACGTCGCTCTCCTCCGAGGTCACGACAGCGACGGGCTTTCCCTGTCGCGTGCTCAACGACGTTCACGCCCACGCGCTCGGCGAGGCGCGCTGGGGCGCGGGCCGAGATGCGCAGAGCTGCCTGGTGGTCGCCGTGGGCACCGGCGTCGGCGGGGCCTTCGTCGAGAGAGGCCACGTCATGCTTGGCGCGCACGACGAGGCCGGACACATCGGCCACGTCTGCTGTCCGGCCGCGTCTGGCGTGCCGTGCTCCTGCGGAGCCGTGGGTCATCTCGAACCCGTTGCCGCGGGTCCCGGGATCGTCTCCGAATACGTGCGACGGGGCGGGACGAAGACCTTGCCGGACGGCACGCCAGTAGACGGGGCTGAGATCGATCGCCGCGCCGCCGCTGGTGACGAGGCCGCCCGTGCCGCACAGGCCCGCGCGGGCCATGCCCTCGGCGAGGTTCTTGGCAGCATGTGCAACATGCTCGATCCGGCGTGCGTGATTCTCTCGGGCTCCGTGGCCCAATGCGGATCGGACTGGTCGGACGCCCTGCACGCCTCCTTCGTCGATCAGGCCATGCCCCCCGTCGCCAAAACCCCCCTTATGGGCGGCACCCTTGCGGGCGCCGCGCCCCTTATCGGCGCTGCCGAGAACTTCGCACGCTCGGCCTATGTCCTGTAG
- a CDS encoding FAD-dependent oxidoreductase, translating into METYTFAHNSVRILGTWDTVVVGGGTAGSSVAISAAREGNKTLVVERYGSLGGTPAHALVSPMMDSRCPHLRNLDELERHLQTHGLITREGKDRMGYVWFTPEALSDSLEDMLLDAGGRVLYDATLVRADVSEGRIRAVEVMTVEGPCAILAHQFVDATGDAVLSRMSGVPCVAGDDAGNNQICSLRFEMGGIDVDAYRAYCLSLGDDFSPLVDGHFWESAMVAGRGFVLEPLFRRGVADGMLEESDLVYYQCFSLPGEPGVMAFNCPHLPELHRNTSALARSEALTEGRRRIRRLTAFLVHYMPGFEHAFLVREANMLGVRESWRIQGSYILDVSDYVGRARFDDAVARGTWYIDVHSATKGLVHMEKYARGEYYEIPYRCLTNKVIRNILTVGRCISTSFLVQASVRIQQTVIDMGDSAGRACARALSSDVDLADFNGRGLMEE; encoded by the coding sequence ATGGAGACCTACACATTTGCGCATAACAGCGTACGGATTTTGGGGACCTGGGACACCGTGGTTGTAGGGGGTGGTACGGCGGGTTCTTCGGTCGCCATCAGTGCTGCGCGCGAAGGCAACAAAACGCTTGTGGTGGAACGCTACGGCTCCTTAGGCGGTACACCTGCTCATGCCCTCGTCTCTCCGATGATGGATTCGCGTTGCCCGCATCTACGCAATCTGGATGAGCTAGAACGCCATCTTCAGACGCATGGTCTTATCACGCGCGAAGGCAAAGACCGCATGGGTTATGTTTGGTTTACGCCCGAAGCGCTCTCGGACTCGCTGGAAGACATGCTGCTCGACGCCGGTGGCCGGGTTCTCTACGACGCCACACTTGTTAGGGCCGATGTAAGCGAAGGTCGCATCAGGGCCGTCGAGGTCATGACCGTGGAGGGCCCCTGTGCGATTCTGGCGCATCAGTTTGTAGATGCTACCGGGGATGCAGTTCTCTCTCGCATGTCCGGAGTTCCCTGCGTGGCTGGTGACGATGCCGGCAACAACCAAATCTGCTCTCTGCGCTTCGAAATGGGGGGAATTGACGTTGATGCCTACCGTGCGTACTGTCTCTCCCTAGGAGATGACTTTTCTCCGCTCGTGGATGGTCACTTCTGGGAGTCTGCCATGGTGGCGGGCAGGGGCTTTGTACTCGAGCCTCTGTTCAGAAGGGGGGTCGCCGACGGGATGCTGGAAGAATCTGACCTGGTCTACTATCAGTGCTTCTCCCTGCCAGGAGAGCCGGGAGTGATGGCGTTCAATTGCCCCCATTTGCCGGAACTGCACCGTAATACGTCTGCGCTCGCCCGCTCTGAGGCGCTCACCGAGGGCCGACGTCGCATACGCAGGCTGACCGCGTTTCTCGTTCATTATATGCCGGGCTTTGAGCACGCATTTTTGGTACGCGAGGCTAATATGCTAGGAGTGCGTGAGAGCTGGCGCATCCAAGGCAGCTACATACTCGACGTTAGCGATTACGTGGGCCGCGCTCGTTTTGATGATGCGGTGGCGCGAGGAACTTGGTACATTGATGTCCACTCTGCGACCAAGGGCCTTGTTCATATGGAGAAGTACGCTCGAGGTGAATACTATGAAATCCCGTATCGCTGCCTTACCAATAAGGTTATACGCAATATTTTGACGGTGGGCCGCTGCATCTCCACGAGTTTTCTCGTCCAGGCCAGCGTGCGCATCCAGCAGACCGTCATTGATATGGGTGACTCCGCAGGCCGCGCCTGCGCGCGAGCCCTCTCGTCAGACGTTGACTTGGCGGACTTCAACGGCCGCGGTCTCATGGAAGAGTGA
- a CDS encoding helix-turn-helix domain-containing protein yields MHPYDEQYLKTAANTLGKAFDFAEKHLPGGVAHFYDLFCTSTISRTFDGPDACPQVSDSGIELVLAVCEGDGIESLETMLSSEKRLPKGVRDRARWCGEVLAFHQWMTGASFRAISLYLSADDLINLYTQNQTATPRAASLALEEIYLHTVVPTRLSTFRSVSGLTQAALSEASGVSLRAIQQYEQRKKDINRAHALSVWHLAQTLDCKVEDLLEP; encoded by the coding sequence TTGCACCCATACGACGAACAGTATCTAAAAACAGCCGCAAACACGCTTGGGAAGGCTTTTGACTTTGCTGAAAAGCATCTTCCCGGGGGCGTGGCTCACTTCTACGACCTCTTCTGCACCTCAACCATCTCACGGACCTTTGATGGGCCCGATGCTTGCCCGCAGGTAAGCGACTCGGGCATCGAACTCGTACTTGCAGTCTGCGAGGGAGACGGCATCGAATCGCTTGAAACCATGCTCTCCTCGGAGAAACGCCTTCCCAAGGGCGTACGCGACCGAGCTCGATGGTGCGGGGAGGTTCTCGCTTTTCACCAGTGGATGACAGGAGCAAGCTTTCGAGCCATCTCGCTGTACCTGTCCGCAGACGATTTAATCAATCTATACACTCAAAATCAAACGGCTACTCCACGTGCGGCGTCACTTGCCCTAGAGGAGATCTATCTACACACGGTGGTGCCTACGCGCCTGAGCACTTTTCGTTCAGTGTCCGGACTCACCCAGGCGGCGCTTTCAGAGGCCTCGGGCGTCTCGCTACGCGCAATCCAGCAGTATGAGCAGCGCAAAAAAGACATCAACCGCGCCCATGCCCTCTCCGTCTGGCACTTGGCTCAAACGCTCGACTGCAAGGTCGAGGATCTGCTTGAGCCCTAG
- a CDS encoding winged helix-turn-helix transcriptional regulator, which translates to MADKTELPACPVEVTLALISNRWKVLILRELLGGTLRFSELKRGVGSISQKVLTQNLRSMESDGLLTRTVYPEVPPHVEYALTERGRSLKGVLDALRAWGESYQHEVAGV; encoded by the coding sequence ATGGCTGACAAGACCGAGCTGCCCGCCTGTCCCGTCGAGGTGACTCTCGCCTTGATATCGAATCGCTGGAAGGTCCTCATCCTGCGCGAGCTGCTCGGGGGAACCCTAAGGTTCAGCGAGCTCAAGCGCGGCGTGGGGAGCATCTCGCAGAAGGTGCTCACCCAGAACCTACGCTCCATGGAGTCCGACGGCCTGCTCACCCGCACCGTCTATCCGGAGGTTCCCCCACACGTGGAGTACGCGCTCACCGAGCGAGGACGCAGCCTCAAAGGCGTCCTCGACGCGCTGAGAGCGTGGGGCGAGAGCTACCAGCACGAGGTTGCGGGGGTATAG
- a CDS encoding NAD(P)-dependent oxidoreductase gives MRIAVVSANGRVGRLVVHEAVARGHEVTAVVRAESKTEATAVIQKDLFDLEASDLADFDVVVDAFGAWQEETLSQHSASLAHLCDVLSGTPVRLLVVGGAGSLYTDRAHTRHLMDNADFPASFLPLASAMGKSLDELRKRSDVRWTYLSPAADFQAEGERTGSYVLAGEELANNERGESVISYADFAIAMVDEAERTDGSHVGKRISVVRA, from the coding sequence ATGAGGATTGCAGTCGTAAGCGCCAACGGAAGGGTCGGCCGGCTCGTTGTCCACGAGGCGGTGGCGCGCGGCCACGAGGTCACCGCCGTTGTGCGAGCCGAGAGCAAGACCGAGGCGACCGCCGTCATCCAAAAAGACCTCTTTGATCTCGAGGCGTCCGACCTTGCCGACTTCGACGTGGTCGTAGACGCGTTCGGCGCTTGGCAGGAGGAGACGCTGTCCCAGCACTCCGCCTCGCTCGCGCACCTGTGCGACGTGCTCTCCGGCACCCCCGTCCGCCTGCTCGTGGTCGGTGGCGCAGGGAGCCTCTACACCGACCGTGCGCACACCCGGCATCTGATGGACAATGCGGACTTCCCGGCGTCCTTCCTGCCGCTTGCGTCTGCCATGGGCAAGTCCCTGGACGAGCTGCGCAAGCGCTCTGACGTTCGCTGGACCTACCTTTCTCCGGCCGCCGACTTCCAGGCAGAGGGGGAGCGCACGGGTTCGTACGTGCTCGCCGGCGAGGAGCTCGCCAACAACGAGCGCGGCGAGTCCGTCATCAGCTATGCCGACTTCGCGATTGCGATGGTCGACGAGGCCGAGCGCACCGACGGGTCACACGTGGGCAAGCGCATCTCGGTCGTGCGGGCGTAG
- the uvrC gene encoding excinuclease ABC subunit UvrC yields MSEVPQGPAPQGGEPSLSDQVALVPTSPGCYLWKDAKGEVVYVGKAKNLRSRMRQYVTLQDDREKIPLMMQVITSFDYVVVGSEHEALVLERNLIAQYHPYFNVDFKDDKSYPYIAITESDVFPAIKYTRERHRKGTRYFGPYTDAKAARETIDTLRKVVPVCISTCAEWKRARRILEKDPGEASVANIVLAERCRPCFDYHVGRGPGVCAGMIDTVEYASHVRQVERFLQGQRADIVGELADQMHDAASELDFERAGRLKARLDSLSALDDRQEVMFSSDVSLDLVGFYREETISAACVFVVREGRTVRSVEFILDKGLDVSAEELAGGFVKRYYDETADVPAEVDLDVELADADVIAAWLAEKRGHNVRLHRPQRGEKRHLLDMAATNARHALMRYMVRTGYADERTNKALLQLESALALDAPPMRIECFDISTLHGHFTVASMVVFTNGRPDKSQYRRFKIRAELDEANDFVSMSEVLGRRYAPERMADERFGSRPDLLVVDGGKPQLTAAIEQLDALGLDIPVCGLAKADEEVFVPWDETPVVLPSGSPSLYLIKQVRDESHRFAITFHRELRDKAMTVSVLDEVEGVGPKRKRALMRRFGSLKRLRAASEEQIAATPGIPAEVASTVWQALRVGEAETGEPSAS; encoded by the coding sequence GTGAGCGAGGTGCCCCAGGGCCCCGCGCCCCAAGGCGGGGAGCCCTCCCTCTCCGACCAGGTCGCCCTCGTCCCCACCAGCCCCGGCTGCTACCTCTGGAAGGATGCCAAGGGCGAGGTCGTCTACGTGGGCAAGGCCAAGAACCTGCGCTCCCGCATGCGCCAGTACGTGACCCTGCAGGACGACCGCGAGAAGATTCCGCTCATGATGCAGGTGATCACGTCCTTCGACTACGTGGTCGTGGGCTCCGAGCACGAGGCGCTCGTCCTGGAGCGCAACCTCATCGCCCAGTACCACCCCTACTTCAACGTCGACTTCAAGGACGACAAGAGCTACCCCTACATCGCCATCACGGAGTCCGACGTCTTCCCGGCCATCAAGTACACGCGCGAGCGCCATCGCAAGGGCACGCGCTACTTCGGGCCCTACACCGACGCCAAGGCCGCCCGCGAGACCATCGACACCCTGCGCAAGGTCGTGCCCGTCTGCATCTCCACCTGCGCGGAGTGGAAGCGCGCCCGCCGCATCCTCGAGAAGGACCCCGGTGAGGCCTCCGTGGCCAACATCGTGCTCGCCGAGCGCTGCCGGCCGTGCTTCGACTACCACGTGGGGCGCGGGCCTGGCGTCTGCGCGGGCATGATCGACACGGTCGAGTACGCGAGCCATGTCCGCCAGGTCGAGCGGTTCCTCCAGGGGCAGCGCGCGGACATTGTGGGCGAGCTCGCCGACCAGATGCACGACGCCGCCTCCGAGCTTGACTTCGAGCGCGCGGGACGGCTCAAGGCGCGCCTCGACAGCCTCTCCGCCCTCGACGACAGGCAGGAGGTCATGTTCTCCTCGGACGTGAGCCTGGACCTCGTGGGCTTCTACCGAGAGGAGACCATCAGCGCGGCTTGCGTCTTCGTGGTGCGCGAGGGCCGCACGGTGCGCTCCGTTGAGTTCATCCTCGACAAGGGCCTCGACGTCTCGGCCGAGGAGCTCGCGGGCGGCTTCGTCAAGCGCTACTACGACGAGACCGCCGACGTCCCGGCCGAGGTGGACCTGGACGTCGAGCTCGCCGACGCCGACGTCATCGCCGCCTGGCTCGCCGAGAAGCGCGGCCACAACGTGCGCCTGCACCGACCTCAGCGCGGCGAGAAGCGCCACCTGCTCGACATGGCCGCCACCAATGCGCGCCACGCCCTCATGCGCTACATGGTGCGCACCGGCTACGCGGACGAGCGCACCAACAAGGCCCTGCTCCAGCTCGAGAGCGCGCTGGCCCTGGACGCGCCCCCGATGCGCATCGAGTGCTTCGACATCTCGACTTTGCACGGTCACTTCACGGTGGCCTCCATGGTCGTCTTCACCAACGGGCGGCCGGACAAGTCCCAGTACCGCCGCTTCAAGATCCGCGCCGAGCTCGACGAGGCCAACGACTTCGTCTCCATGTCCGAGGTGCTGGGCCGGCGCTACGCCCCCGAGCGCATGGCCGACGAGCGCTTTGGCTCGAGGCCCGACCTTCTCGTCGTGGACGGCGGCAAGCCCCAGCTCACGGCCGCGATCGAGCAGCTCGACGCCCTGGGGCTGGACATCCCCGTCTGCGGCCTGGCCAAGGCAGACGAGGAGGTCTTCGTTCCCTGGGACGAGACCCCGGTCGTGCTGCCCTCCGGCTCGCCCTCGCTCTACCTCATCAAGCAGGTCCGCGACGAGTCCCACCGCTTCGCGATCACCTTCCACCGCGAGCTGCGCGACAAGGCCATGACGGTCTCGGTGCTCGACGAGGTGGAGGGCGTGGGACCCAAGCGCAAGCGCGCCCTCATGCGGCGCTTCGGCTCGCTCAAGCGCCTGCGCGCCGCGAGCGAGGAGCAGATCGCGGCCACCCCCGGCATTCCCGCCGAGGTGGCCAGCACCGTCTGGCAGGCGCTGCGCGTGGGCGAGGCCGAGACGGGAGAGCCGAGCGCGTCGTAG
- a CDS encoding transporter, which produces MATVQVALILAVFIAGVALMMTKKMPAILALPVMGILIAVVAGVPFTSSDADAKTIMGFVISAGAAKLATTITVTIFGAIFAKVVQKEGISDAIIRKAAELAGDKPLAIALVLTAAIALIFTAMSGAGPVIMVSQIAIPLFLSAGISPVVAASLILFGLNIGLLFNVSQYQLYVDTIGMDMGVITSTSVIMGIVCAVVTVVYVVVHTRGKSTSAAWAMKSDDTTTKGVNPVALIMPIIPIVLVFFLKWNAETALIATIVITALITKPKQAMQVLSSSVVEGIKDVAGVVGLMVGIGILLNGVAAPQTSALMQPIISLILPSNPLVYVALFTILSPLALYRGPLNMYGLGSGLANIFVAAGTLSPAAVGMALRSTSVVQCVADPTNTQNVIVADYANVDVNDILKSTLPYTMVMAFCILAYTAVTLF; this is translated from the coding sequence ATGGCCACTGTGCAGGTAGCCCTGATTCTCGCTGTGTTCATTGCGGGCGTTGCGCTCATGATGACCAAGAAGATGCCCGCAATTCTCGCGTTGCCCGTCATGGGTATTCTGATTGCGGTCGTAGCCGGAGTCCCGTTCACGTCAAGTGACGCTGACGCCAAAACCATCATGGGCTTTGTGATCAGCGCCGGCGCAGCCAAGCTTGCGACCACCATTACGGTCACGATTTTCGGGGCCATCTTTGCCAAAGTGGTTCAGAAAGAGGGAATTTCAGACGCCATCATTCGAAAGGCAGCAGAGCTTGCTGGTGATAAACCCTTGGCAATCGCGCTTGTGCTCACGGCGGCCATCGCACTTATCTTCACGGCCATGAGCGGGGCTGGCCCTGTGATTATGGTTTCCCAGATTGCTATACCCCTGTTTCTTTCCGCCGGCATCTCTCCTGTAGTCGCTGCAAGTCTAATCTTGTTTGGCCTCAACATCGGCTTGCTCTTCAACGTGTCGCAGTATCAGCTTTATGTTGATACTATCGGTATGGACATGGGGGTCATCACCTCGACATCGGTAATCATGGGCATTGTCTGTGCCGTGGTGACCGTCGTCTACGTTGTGGTCCACACGCGCGGCAAGTCGACCTCGGCCGCTTGGGCCATGAAATCTGACGACACCACCACAAAAGGCGTTAACCCCGTGGCGCTCATCATGCCCATTATCCCTATCGTGCTCGTCTTCTTCCTTAAGTGGAACGCTGAAACCGCCCTCATCGCAACCATCGTGATTACCGCTCTCATCACAAAACCGAAGCAGGCTATGCAGGTACTCTCGAGCTCGGTGGTTGAGGGCATCAAGGACGTCGCTGGAGTCGTAGGTCTCATGGTCGGCATAGGAATTCTACTCAACGGCGTGGCCGCCCCGCAGACCTCTGCGCTCATGCAGCCCATCATTTCTCTGATCCTTCCGTCTAATCCCCTTGTTTATGTGGCGCTGTTTACGATTCTCTCGCCTTTGGCACTCTATCGTGGCCCCCTCAACATGTATGGTCTAGGGTCTGGTCTTGCTAACATCTTTGTGGCTGCTGGTACGTTGTCTCCGGCTGCGGTGGGCATGGCGCTGCGCTCCACGAGCGTTGTCCAGTGCGTCGCTGATCCAACTAACACACAAAACGTTATTGTGGCCGACTATGCCAATGTGGACGTAAACGACATCCTGAAGTCCACGCTGCCGTATACCATGGTCATGGCGTTTTGTATCCTCGCATACACTGCCGTCACCCTGTTCTAG
- a CDS encoding N-acetylmannosamine-6-phosphate 2-epimerase, with amino-acid sequence MRVSPLVESLRGKLIVSVQAYPGEPLRHPETMAQMARACELGGAAAIRCQGLADIAAIKGCVEVPVIGLWKEGHEGVYITPTLRHALACASAGADVVALDATDRARPDGRTFEETVVDFRSSTDALLMADCMTIEDIRRGVSAGCDVVSTTLSHNKAAIDTTLDDGPDLAILRAAASEFPDFPIVCEGHVHTPVDARLAIDARAWAVVAGTGITHPTSITSWFKAAIEG; translated from the coding sequence ATGCGCGTCAGCCCGCTTGTAGAGTCTCTTAGGGGCAAGCTCATCGTCAGCGTCCAGGCGTATCCGGGCGAGCCCCTGCGCCACCCCGAGACTATGGCCCAGATGGCGCGGGCCTGCGAGTTGGGGGGCGCTGCGGCGATTCGCTGTCAGGGCCTCGCCGACATCGCGGCCATCAAGGGGTGCGTCGAGGTCCCCGTCATCGGGCTATGGAAGGAGGGGCATGAGGGCGTCTACATCACGCCGACCCTGCGCCATGCGCTCGCGTGTGCGAGCGCCGGTGCCGATGTGGTGGCACTTGACGCCACCGACCGGGCCCGCCCCGACGGCCGTACCTTCGAGGAGACCGTCGTGGACTTTCGCTCTTCGACCGATGCCCTCCTCATGGCAGACTGCATGACGATCGAAGATATCCGTCGCGGCGTGTCCGCCGGCTGCGATGTGGTCTCCACGACGCTCTCTCACAACAAAGCTGCGATTGACACCACTCTTGACGATGGTCCCGACCTGGCAATTCTGCGCGCCGCCGCGTCGGAGTTCCCCGACTTCCCGATCGTCTGCGAGGGTCACGTCCACACTCCGGTCGACGCCCGGCTCGCGATTGACGCGCGCGCCTGGGCCGTGGTCGCCGGCACGGGCATCACGCATCCGACAAGCATCACGAGCTGGTTCAAGGCGGCGATCGAGGGCTGA